The genomic interval AGTACCTGTTTATGGCCTCAGCCCTGCTTTTGTTCAACACTTTCTTGTTGTGATGATGTTTCTATTGAAACTCTGCACAAGTTCCTGAGTATTTGAAGGGAAATGCTTGTGGTAGAGCTTGATGTGCAACAGTGTTTCTAGGCAGGGACAGTTTGACAAATTGTCTTCAAGTGTATGTCGAATTATTTTGGCCATGCTTTCTGATTTATAATTTGATCAGATTAGCGCGGGACTTCAGTATTATTCATATTGTTTGGTTTAATTAAATGCCACCTCATTAAATGCTTCATTTGaggtttaactcattcactgtgcTCAGAAACCTTAGTACTACTGTAATGTAGATTGTGTGTGcatctgtgtgagtgtgtgcgttgTGACATGCCAATCATATAGTATATGCTCTGCAGTTTAGCATTCTCCCAAGGCTTTTCCTCCCTCTTGGTTGGCAAGCATGCAcagataaaaaagaaacatgcagCACAGAGCACTCTGATTCTCCATCACAGTTTGTATTTCAAATAATAACACcaacagtcagtaattccaagtCTGCTAATTAATGCTCTGGCACAGATCCTTAAGTGAATGCAAAAATAActtgaatgatttaaaaatatacacagaAAACCATTTAACCGCTCAAAATAACCTTCAagttttgaatttcatcatcatGAAATGTCTTTAACAGTTTTAAAATAACTGataaagacacaaaaatgataTTCATAAAAATAGCGTTAGTAAGTGAATTTTTAAattagttaaaaataaaaatggttacatttcatgatttttttatgccaCATATTAAAGTCTTTGTAAAGCTATTTTGTCCAGTTTTTCAAAAGCTgttgagattttattttttatttttaggatcATTGTGGCCCTCAGAAGTTGTGGCTAAACTGCCATTTATCAAACTCAACTTTGAAATACTTTTAGTACCCAATTGATTTAGTTATACACGACAGTAAACGTCTTGTGAACACTTGtttaatgaacattaaaaaGAACCCAAAGAAAATACTTGTACATTGAGAATAAGATAACTGCTTGTCTTTCTTATATACGATGCATTTCGTAAATACGTTATTCCTTCtctaaataagtaaatataaatacataaaggtTTTCGCTAAACTGTCTCTGCCAGGATTTATATTCACAGAATACATTCTGGAGAGCAGTCAGTGTATGAAGGGTTGAGTGAGGCAGGTTTACcgagaaagtgattaacactttCCATCATTTTCAATGGCAAAACTCGTAAATATCCCTCTTCTTTGGAGACACTAATGCACCCTTGATGAATAATCTTGATCATTTGTCACGTCTTCCAGTTTGTTCCTATCACGTTTTTGCCAGTCTCTTCTCCTAAAGTGGGCAGTGGAGGAAGAGGAGCTCAAACCGCTACGTCACGCTAAAGGCAGCGAGACTGCACCGTTGGCTCGACTGCGACTTCTCGTATGCACACTCGACTCAGTGAGCTCCTCGCCGTGATCTTCAGACTTCTTGTCTGCGATGGTGGCCAGGAATCGCAACGTGACCGAGTCCCACTCCTCTGGAAGCAGCAACAATAAGAAGCCCAAGCAGATGATGCATGTGGCCGCAAGACGCACCATGCTGAAGATCACCTCGTGTTTGAGGACATCTATAGCTATAGATTATaatcaaagaggaggaatgGGGCAAGGTAGAGAAACAaaataatacacaaaaaaagattaattgCAAAGGGACTGTAGGGCAGgagtgtcaaactgattccgcaaagggcctcggtgggtcctggtctttgttccaaatgATCCAGTGCCGACAATTTTGAGcaatgaggggtcttctaaaataagtaagacctgactgcaatcagctgattacacttgcaaaatgcCCCAAttgtttgatttgattgaaatcctgcacccatggcggccctttgaggaccggtttgacatcCCTGCCATAGGtggttgattcattcattccttttatgAAGGAAaggagtggggggggggggggggggggggggtgccggagtataaaacattttgaaaacctACTGAGGTAGGCATGTGGAATGGGCCAAAGAAGAAGCCAATGAATTAGGCACTATTTTTTCAATTGGTCATATGTTTCTTCTATCAGGGAGTTACCATATTTAATCCATTACTCAACCTCATGTcacaaaagaaacaaataatatgctacaaaaaacaatataacaGCATGCAAACTATGTTAAAGAAGCCATAATCACTATTCATTTAATATTGtaccaaaagaaaataaaacacatcCTTTTGTTAGAGATACTATGACTTTTAGagaagcaggggtgtccaaacttttttttctccaaaagctGCTTTCAGTAAAATCAAAGGATGTAaaggccaacttgaaatccttccactttccTTTGTCAAAGAGAGGatcaaaaattgtatttttatattcgttaattttctgtaccactttatCCCTTCATAACAAggcaaatctcattatacttgtatattgacaataatagcattcaattcaattcaatttgaaatggggaaaaaggtCTTGGCAGTGTTTCATCTCGCTTATTGGATTAGAATCTTCCCAATAATATGTTTCTATCAATGACTTGGAGGTGGATGTTCAGAGATGTGggcactttggactcttttacTTTTACTGACTGAACCTGACCGACAGCAATGTGTTGTTATCCGTCATTGTTACCCTCTAATTCAAATTATTGAGGAGCATGACCAAAACCTATTTTTCACAACAAAAGTGAAAGAAGTGAACAACTACACAATCAATGAAAGACAACCTTATTTGGTTGTTCAGTTAATTAGACTGCAAGGGAGAGCTTATGATCAGAATTTGAATGATATCACTGATCtgaagacagacaaatacattTGCATAAACTGCCCCTTAAAGAATCTAACTTAGATATTCATTCAATAGTGATAATATGGATAATTGTTTGTAATATATTCACTAAATTGAGGGTTATATTTGAAATACTAATAAAAAACTTCACCTGCATTTCCAGGTACACTGAGTAGAGTTCCTATTGAGATGAGAATGGGGTATGTCAGGACCACACCAACATGAACCAGAATGTTGAACACTGCAAAAGACGCAAAGtacattaaaatacacatttctgcATTTTCACTGTAGATGATATtcatatactgtatatgtatggTGGTTTACAAGGATTCAGCACCAAATATTATGCCCGTACGCTTGTTTAAGGatgaatattataatatatttttggcAATTTACAGCCTATAGACCTGGAGTGCTTATACACTTAGAGCCACTATGTCCAACTGTATCATCATTAATTATTAAATGCAGATGTACATACTCTATTTTATGTTTTAACAAATGTACTCTAATGTATGTTTAACATGGCTATCTATATTAAGCTAAAAGAACTTGTATAACCTCAAACATTAATGCAGAAAAACCCATGGCATCATTACAACCCTCTAATCCAGTGGTTACCAAACCGGACCTCAAGGGGTGCTaagggtcctggtttttgttacAACTGATCCAGCAGAACCAATAAGGTTCTTGCTAAAACAAGCATTATACAATCAACTGAATACAATTGGAAGCAAACTTATTGGTGAAAAGGTTTCTTCTTATTTGATTGGGATGAAGTCCGGCACCCACTGCGGCTCTacgtggaatagtttggagaccactgcgcTAATCTCCCATACCTGTATTTGCATTCTCACCTAACCAGAGTCCTGCGAGACCACACATATAGCCCCAGGGCAATGAGGAGAATGAACCCCATTGCTCTACTTTGGTATAGTAGAGGATGAGGGGCACACAGGAGATGAATATAAGGTTGAAGAAACCCATGGTTGAAAGGAAATGAGCCACTTCGCCGAGATTGGCACTTCCCAGGAACATCTTGAACAGCACCTggattgcaaaaaaaagtatgGTTGTCATGGTTGACATGAACTCAGCTAATGCTTAATACACACTTGTTTCAATCTGCTTACCTTATAAAGAGCTGAAGTTGAGGCTGAGCCCACAGCGAGCGCCACCCCAACAAAGGAATCACCATGGAAACCATCAGCATATGCCATCATAACAATTCCTGTGATGGCCATGATGGCAGCAACAATCTAAGAGAAGAGTCCATTAATAAGATGGGAAATCTGCTGCTATCTGTATATTTTTCTCCTTAAAATTCAAAATGTACCCGGACACCCATGAAGCGGTCTTTGAGGACAATCCAGGAGAGGAGAAATACAAAGGCCTTGTGGCAGCAGTATAGGGCGGAGACATCAGTGGCGGTCAGTTTCTTCAAGGCCAAAAGGTATAAGTAGTTGGTCAGTGTCCACAGGATGGAGAAAGGGGCAGTTCTCTTTACAAAAAGCTTCAGAGTCATCCCATCTTCGCCAAAGAGCTTGCTGCACTCTCTGTCGAAAGACATTATTTCTGTAAGGTCTGCCCACGAAGACATAGAATTGGTGTGTTTTATATTGATAAATGTGTTGTAATCCCTGGGAATAACATCTAGAGTACCTAACATTTAAATTCTGAGAAATGTTAGTCTCTAAAGTTGTTATGGAGGTCTGGTTACTTGCATTTTTCGACATCCATGCATTGTGTACCAGAGCCTCATCATATTTCATGACAGGATAATTTAAAGTGTCTTAAAGTTGCTAAACTGCTGTCATTTTAAATATGGTCTAATGTTTCCAAGATAATAAAATCTTAATTTTCAAGATATTCAGATTATTCTATAATGATTTTCCTTGTCCCTTTTAGATCCTTACCTGTTCCATCCACTATCACTATGTCCCACAAACCAGGGTTccagtaaacatgtttttatgaGTTTCATGTGGAGGAAATGCATTAAACTCCTGACCTAAAATGTTTCCCTTCATTTTTCTCCAATCATAGCATGGCtaaaaacttatttttgcctCTACAAACATCCATCCATGTAtcaattgttgtttttctaaccctTTCAAGGACATAAACAGGGGTTTGGACATGCAATCTGAGTTGAGGCTAATGTTGGGAAACCAGTCACTTGCAACACCATTATTTTATTGTTGCATAAACATCTATCTAACCCAACCAATGGGTTAATGACATTTTACATTTGATTTAAACCCTGCACATACACATTACTGTGGTCACTGATTGTGTAGCTGTATACTAGCCTGTCTATGGTACACGCAGCAGTTAATTATGGTGTGAGTACAGTGCAAATGGATGTCTAcctgcattttcttttaattgacCTAGTCTAGCTTTTTAGCTCCCTTTCACACTTAACTACATATGTTGTATAAAAAAACTGATGGATGGATTCACTTATTACCTGAATTTTTGAATGGGTGTCTGTTTGTCCCTTGTGATCGCCACATGTCCCGAGTAATAAATAGGAAAGAAGAAGATATTCCAGTTGCTGCTGAACCACGATATGAAGAAAGGACAGGAGAATGACTTGAAGGTCAGCTTGACTGCCTGAGTGGTACCCACCCAGGAAGAGGAGATGCACAGCACCATCAGCAGGCCACTGAGTACCTTCAAAACTATGCTAGTGCATGTCTGGTATGACTGACTTTCCACACTTGTCTCACTACCAGGGGTCTCAGCGTGGGACTCCAAACCATCCTCTCCTAATCAGAAGAcaaacaggttttttttcaaaatgttattcAGGCAAATTGACATTCCGACTACAAACCTGAAACAATGAGCACTGTACAAAGATATACCAGGACACATAATACcatataaaatacaattttaaaaataacatccttATTTTCATGATCTATTTTCATTTCTGAAGGTAATTAGATTGATGGGTCATGGGCCAAACTCTGCTTAAAGGTTAGACTGAAAAAATGCTACTGCTACTAGTGTTGACAGGTCATCGTGTCAAAATAGACTGCAGTCATCAACATGGCACTGAATCTTGGACTAAGACTTTAGCAGAGTGCTCAACATGGACAAGTTCATATGTTCTTTACTTTCAGCATAGAGGGATCAATTTACACTAGGGCAGGAAAATCAAAGACTTGTGCTGCCCAGGCTCTCTCTGCTTGCTCAGCATGAGATGCATGGCTGTTAGTATTTCCCTTCTAGCATAGGACAGCATCTCTATACTACTCATTACTGCATCGATGGACTTTTTAACCGATAAGAGGTGAGCACAACCACTCACAAGCTGCAATGAAAATATATGGGTAGAAAGTAAGTTTCTGCTTGAACTTATGAAGTCAGTTGAAGACTATGAGGTGGCAAAATGTGACCTAACAAATGTGTTCCTGCAGACccatttctcttctttttttgctgtaTAATGACAGTACATAAAATTGGATACACTGGTTTTATCACATCGCGAAAAAATGAAGGTGCGGTTGCGATACGTCAAGACTTTTCAGAGTTTGGGGTTAAACTGGAAGACCAATTAAAATCGGAACTCCTaaagacaaataaattaatagaaaaaacacaaattgtaTGTATTTGGACAGTAAGGGCAGTTAGGTTTacactttagaaaaaaaagcgcaTTTTTATCATTCAATTGCTGTGAGTCCCCCACTCAAACTgggttggacatctatcaccgtcaaatggcatgaaacatgatcactcaatgccagacTTTACAAATGAAATGGATTTTATGTTAATAACTTTCAATGACGAGTTAAGAtctacaaacaacaaaatactaTATATCTACAAACAAAACTAATAAAAACCTATTGAGTATATTGTTGTGCACAACCATAGTCGTGATAAGTTTCTCCTTGCACACAACGTTCTTATATCGAGTAAGCTGAATACATCAAATTATGGTGGCGTAGAGAATGTAATAGGTTTGTAATGTAATAGGTTTTGTAGTGTTAACATATGTCTCCAAGAAGAGCACATCAAACATGTTTATTAGTGTGATATCACCTTTTCTTTATTTCAATCGTATAATATTGCTTTATTTGAATGATGGTGGCAAGTTTATTTGCCCATTTCCTATATTTTTACAACTTGAGAATATAAACTTGAGAAGGTAAGGTTGCGGTATTTGAACAACCATAAAATCAAAAGATTCAACGTTTATAAGCATGCAATTGATGCAACATCACTAATAACACCAAGATGACAATAAGTTTATTAATCTGTTTTTAAGAGAACTTTGCGGGCCTCTGGTAGTCATGCACACCCAGGGAAATGGCCTCATCGTTAGTCTGATCCTGCCTTCGAGAAATTTTGCTAGAATACCTTCTCATGATATACAGTGCATTATCTTAATTCTAATAATAGTTTATTGAGGAAATTTATGAAAGCGATTTTGTCCCTTTCCTTTCTGCAA from Stigmatopora argus isolate UIUO_Sarg chromosome 15, RoL_Sarg_1.0, whole genome shotgun sequence carries:
- the slc35f4 gene encoding solute carrier family 35 member F4 isoform X1, giving the protein MTSTESVAESDNHPCVRMEPLDGKNTFLPGKTTPRRATGRSPLLDSGPKVTANGVHDIEDRILRITGYYGYNPGYSSHRREDGLESHAETPGSETSVESQSYQTCTSIVLKVLSGLLMVLCISSSWVGTTQAVKLTFKSFSCPFFISWFSSNWNIFFFPIYYSGHVAITRDKQTPIQKFRECSKLFGEDGMTLKLFVKRTAPFSILWTLTNYLYLLALKKLTATDVSALYCCHKAFVFLLSWIVLKDRFMGVRIVAAIMAITGIVMMAYADGFHGDSFVGVALAVGSASTSALYKVLFKMFLGSANLGEVAHFLSTMGFFNLIFISCVPLILYYTKVEQWGSFSSLPWGYMCGLAGLWLVFNILVHVGVVLTYPILISIGTLLSVPGNAAIDVLKHEVIFSMVRLAATCIICLGFLLLLLPEEWDSVTLRFLATIADKKSEDHGEELTESSVHTRSRSRANGAVSLPLA
- the slc35f4 gene encoding solute carrier family 35 member F4 isoform X3 — protein: MTLKLFVKRTAPFSILWTLTNYLYLLALKKLTATDVSALYCCHKAFVFLLSWIVLKDRFMGVRIVAAIMAITGIVMMAYADGFHGDSFVGVALAVGSASTSALYKVLFKMFLGSANLGEVAHFLSTMGFFNLIFISCVPLILYYTKVEQWGSFSSLPWGYMCGLAGLWLVFNILVHVGVVLTYPILISIGTLLSVPGNAAIDVLKHEVIFSMVRLAATCIICLGFLLLLLPEEWDSVTLRFLATIADKKSEDHGEELTESSVHTRSRSRANGAVSLPLA
- the slc35f4 gene encoding solute carrier family 35 member F4 isoform X2 translates to MKKHSARVAPLNSYSTQVLTCSISEGEDGLESHAETPGSETSVESQSYQTCTSIVLKVLSGLLMVLCISSSWVGTTQAVKLTFKSFSCPFFISWFSSNWNIFFFPIYYSGHVAITRDKQTPIQKFRECSKLFGEDGMTLKLFVKRTAPFSILWTLTNYLYLLALKKLTATDVSALYCCHKAFVFLLSWIVLKDRFMGVRIVAAIMAITGIVMMAYADGFHGDSFVGVALAVGSASTSALYKVLFKMFLGSANLGEVAHFLSTMGFFNLIFISCVPLILYYTKVEQWGSFSSLPWGYMCGLAGLWLVFNILVHVGVVLTYPILISIGTLLSVPGNAAIDVLKHEVIFSMVRLAATCIICLGFLLLLLPEEWDSVTLRFLATIADKKSEDHGEELTESSVHTRSRSRANGAVSLPLA